CTCTGGCTCTCGCGCAATGAACAGTTCAGTCTCATCAGTGGAGGGCAGGTGGCGCAGAGCACCGTCATGACGGTGGTCCGTATCGGGGCCGGATTCGTACGGGCCAGCCCGGGCGGACTGATTTTCGGGTTCGCCCTCGGCCACCTGGCCCAGGCCGCCCTGTACGTGAAACGGATGGGCACCTCCGTCAGGGCGGCCCTTGAAGGATCTCCAGGAGGTCTGGATACGGGTATGCTCCGTGAAGTGGCGGTCCGCTATCGGAAATTTCCCATGTTCACGACACCGGCCGCCATGATCTCTGCCGGCGTCTCCCAACTCCCGGCTCTGCTCTTGTTGTACTACTTCAACAAAGAGGTCCTGGGCATCTATTCACAGGCCTTTGCCGTCCTTTTCATTCCAATGAGCCAGCTGGCCATGACCATTGCCCAGGTCTTTTTCGTGCGTGCCGTGGAAGCCCACCGGGAGGGCACCTTGGCCGGACTGTCGGAGAACATCCATAAACGGATGGTCATGCTCGTGCTGCCGGTCACGGCGGTCCTGATGGTGGTCGGTGGCGATGTATTCGAATTCCTGTTCTCGGCGACCTGGCGGGCGAGCGGAGAATACTTGTTGTTCCTGGGACCATGGATCCTGTTTACCACCGTGTCGTCTCCGCTTACGCGGTTGTTCGATGTGCTGGAGCGCCAGCGCTTCGAGCTCGTTGTCGCCATCATCATGTTCGTCGTGCTCACGGGAGCCATGATTGTCGGCGGTCGGACCGGCGATGTCACAACCACCATGATTTATCTCGGTGTGGGTGGCGCTGCCGTTCGGATTTTCAGTATCGTGCTGCTTACGCGTCTCGCGCGGGTACCCTTCCGGCGTGTCATCAAGCCCTATGTCCGATACACCCTGGTGTGTTCACCGCTGCTTGTTGCACTGCATTTCATCGGAGCAAGCGCCAACGGACTGGTCACCACTTTCAGCGCGTGCGTGGCGCTGGGCCTGTTCGGACTCTATGTCATCCGGAAAGAGCAGCTGTTGAACGTGCGATGATCACTCGATCCGGGTGAAGAGCACCTTCCGCGCACGATCCGTGGTGCCCTCGAAGCCGACTACGCTTCCCGCGTGGTTTCGCACGAAACGGATGGTATCGAAATACCACGCAGACGTGGAAAACATGTCAGGGTCGGACCAGGTCATGGTGAACGGGCTGTTCCGGGCGTGGGTCGCCGTCAATGTGCCGTTCGTCAGAGACACGTCGAACGTAGAACCCAACTCGTCGGAATGGTACACACCAGCGTACGTTCGTAACGAATCGGCGTCCGGGGCAAACACATGATGAAGCAGTTTCTCCGCCATTTCCGACGGATTCAACGAATTGGTATTGGCCAGAACGACCATGGTCAGATCATCGTCCGGGAATCGCATGAGTACCGTCCGGAACCCCCTATGCCAACCACTGTGTGACACCCTGGCGTGCCCGTACAGGGTGTTGAGACTCTGTCCGAAGGCGTATGCCAGGGTATCTCCGGACGTCAGCATGCCGCGCGTGTGGGCCAGCTCCCACGTGCCCTCCTCACCGATCTGTTTCCGGTTCAGCGCATGTGCCCATGTGGCAAGGTCACCGACCGTGCTGAACATCCCGGTCGACCCCTTGTTTTCATAGACCAGGAGTTGCTTTCGATATCCCCCCTCGCCGTTCGGTTCGTACCCCTGTGCGGCACGCGCGTCGATCTCCGTGTAGGACTCATGGATGTGGCTGTCCTTCATTTCAAGTGGCCCGAACACGTTCTCCTGGAGCCACTCCCCCAGCGTCTGGCCACTTACCCGGTGAACGATCTCGGCCATCAGCGTGTACCCCGTGTTGCTGTAGGAGTACGCGTTTCCCGGCTCGAAATTCAACGTCCGCTGGGCATACGCCAGGCCCAGGATGTGCTCATGGAGCGTCACGTCATCCATTCGCCAACCGGCCATGCCGAGAAGATCGAATTCATCCCGGAGTCCACTGGTATGATGCACGAGATGCCGGATGGTAACCGGTGGGTCGAACGCGTGCATCTCCGGAATGACCGTCCGCACGTCCGCATCCAGGTCAATCCGCCCCTGGACCGCGAGCGTGGCAATGGCCCATGCCGTGAACTGTTTGGATACCGATGCAAGCATGTAGACGGTATCGCCGCTGGTCGGTATGGCCCATTGCAGGTCGGCCGTGCCGTACGATGCCTCGAACACGGGCTCACCCGCTTTGAAAAGGGCAACCGTGGCACCCGGTGTTTCCTCGTTCCAAGGGCTGAAAAGGCTGTCCGCGTGGGCTTTGAGCCCGTCCAGGTGGAGGGGCACTTCCTGGGCCGTCACCGGATGCACGGCCGACAACATGAACAGGATAAACAGAGGAAATTTCGGATTCAGGTGCATGATCAATCGGGGAAGGTGGCAGGACCCGACATGATAGCCCAAATCGGAGGCACAAAAAAAGGGGGGCAGTCGCTTGACTGCCCCCCTTCTCGCGGAGCGGGTGATGAGATTCGAACTCACGACCCTCACGTTGGCAACGTGATGCTCTACCACTGAGCTACACCCGCATTTGAGCCTGCAATAATAGGCAGAATTCCGGCCGCCGTCAAGATGCACACACACACCTTTACACGAACCTCAAACAAGAACATTCCCGTCCGGTCGTACATTGGTCATGACATTCCACCAGCCGACACGATCATGGCCAACATCATTGACGGAAAGCGCATTTCCGCGGAAATCCGGGACGAAGTCAAACAATCCGTTGAACGGCACATTTCATCCGGTCATCGCGCCCCGTTCCTGGCAGTTGTCCTGGTCGGTGAGGATCCCGCATCGGCATCGTATGTGCGCGGAAAAGCCAAGAGTTCGGCCGAAGTGGGCATCGGAAGCGAGACGCTCACCTATGACGCATCCATTACTGAAGCCGAGTTGTTGGACGTGGTGGAGCGGTTGAACAACGACGACGGCGTCGACGGCATCCTCGTCCAACTGCCCCTTCCTTCGCACATCGACGAGCACCGGGTCATCAATGCGATCAACCCGGCCAAGGATGTGGATTGTTTCCATCCCGAGTCGGTAGGTCGGCTGTCCACGGGATTGGATGGCTTCGCTCCTGCTACCCCGGCCGGCATTGTCCAGCTTCTCCAGCGTTCAGGTATCGAGACATCCGGTAAACACTGCGTCATCATCGGCCGATCGAACATCGTCGGCAAGCCGCTTGCGAGCCTCATGCTGCGCAAGGGCGTGGATGCGACGGTAACCGTATGCCACAGTCGCACCAAGGACCTGCCCTCCATTGCACGCCAGGCAGACATCCTGGTAGCCGCCATTGGACGGGCAAACTTCGTCACGGCGGACATGGTCAAGCCGGGAGCGACCGTCATAGATGTGGGGATCAATCGGTTGGATGATCCCACTCGGGAGCGCGGCTACCGCCTGGTCGGTGATGTGGATTTCGATGCCGTGAAGGAAGTTGCGGGCCATATCACGCCTGTTCCGGGCGGTGTCGGACCCATGACCATTGCCGTACTTCTGCAGAATACGCTCAAAGCTGCCACCGACCACTGACCCCCATCGACTGACTCCCGCCACCATGCGCGCCTTCCTCCTCCTGTTGGTCTTCTGCCTTTCCGTCCCGTCCGTGGGAGCCCAGGCCTTGTTGGAGGCCCACATCCTTGGCCCACGTGCCGTTGAACTGACGGTCGATGAATCTGCAAAACCCTTCCGCTCGGAAGATCTGTCATTGACCGGGCTGGATGGACGGATCATCCCCATCGCCTCTATCCTACCCAAGCGCGCCGATACCTATCTGGTCGTCCCGGCGCAGGACATGGATCCCACCCGGTTACATGTTCTGGCATCCGGAAAGGACGGCAGCCAGGTCTTTGTTCGCCGGGATGCCTGGTTCAAGACGCTCTATTCCGACAAGCCCCTGGGCGCGATTGTGTCGGAAGATCGCACGCATACCGATTTCCGTGTGTTCGCGCCGCGGGCAACCCTGGTCCGTCTGCACCTGTTCTCGGACCGGTACGGGGATCTGGATGCACCCGACAAATCCATCGACATGAATCGTGACCGGGACGGGGTATGGGAGGCCACAGAGCCTGGAAACCACCACGGCGTGTACTACACGTATACCGTGCACGGCCCGGATGAGCCCGGCAACTGGTTCCATGGGACGCATCCGGTTCACCTCACCGATCCCTACGCCCTCGTCAGTGACGACTCATTCGGAAAGGCTCGCGTGTGGATTCCTGACGCCCCCCCGGTACCGGTCAAGGGCGGACGCCCTTCCATGGAAGACGTGATTGCCTATGAGGTGCATGTACAGGACTTCACCGATGCGCTTCCGGTTGCCGATCACCTGAAAGGCACGTTCTCCGCCATGGCCATGCCGGGCCTGAAGAACGAAGATGGACACCGTGTGGGATTCGACTACCTCGTCGACCTGGGTATCAATGTGGTCCATCTCATGCCGGTCCAGGAGTACCTGCATTATCCGGACGCTGAATGGCAGGCCGCGTTCGCGGATAACCCGTACATGATTGAACAGGATATTGCCCGGGAAAATTACCAGTGGGGCTACCGGACGACGCATGCGCTGGCCGTGGAGTCCCGCTTCCGGGATCGTCGCTCGGATCGGGGGCTGGAACCCGAACCCGGAGAGGAACGCAGACAGTTCAAGCAACTCGTTCAGGCCTTCCATGAAAAGGGCATATCCGTCATCATTGATGTCGTGCCGAATCACACCGGCGAGAACATGGACGGTCGGCACCTCCTGCTGAATTTCAATGGATTCGATCTGCCCTACTATCACCGGACGGACGATTCGCTCCGCCATATCGGACCCTTTGGCAACGAGATCAAATCGGAAGAACGACCCATGGTCCAGCGATGGATCCTGGATCAGTTGCGGCACTGGGTCGAGGTTCTCGGTGTGGATGGCTTCCGAATAGATCTGGCTGGACAGATCGACGAGCAAACCCTTCTCTGGATCAAGTCAGAGTTGCCTTCCGACTTGATCATCTACGGGGAAGCCTGGATTCCGCCATCCGACCCCGAAGTAGCCTCGGATCCTGATTTTGGCTGGTACAAGGCCGATTCCCCGATAACGTATTTCCAGGATGACGCCCGGAATGCCTTCAAGGGGCCGGTTTCCGACCCGATCAATCCGCTGACCGATCGCGGTTTCGCAGGAGGTGACGGCTCCGTACGCGAGCGTGCCGTGTTGGGATTGACGAACGGTTGGGCCGAAGAAGGCGACCCAAACCGCGGTATCAACTACCTGGACATCCATGACAACTGGACACTGGCAGATCAATTCAGCAATGAAGATTGGAACGGGTTGCTCCACGTGGATGAGAAGGCATTCAGGATTGCCGCAACCTTGTTGTTCACGTCGCTTGGTCCGATCGTACTGCACGGAGGAACGGAAATCATGCGATCCAAGGGTCATGCCCCACTCGAAGAGGTCGTCAGATGGACGGAGACCGGGCCCCTCTATTTTCACGGAAAGCGGGACTCATACAATCTGCGGAGAGCCAATCGATTCCTGTGGGATACGGTCGGTGCTACGACGCCCATGGACTATGCCGGAATGCTGGCCTACTGGAAAGGTCTTGTGGAATTGAGGCTGTCCCATGCCGGAAGCGTGTTCCGAATGGGGGGCTCCTCGCCGGATGAAGGGCATTATGACTTCATTACTCCGGACAACACGCAGTTGCTGGGTTATCGTGTCGGCGACGAGGTATTCGTACTCATGAACACGTCGTTCGAAGACGCGGAATTCCATGACCTGCCTCCCTTCGACGGCGCGTGGCGCCTGGTTGCGGACGGAAACCGGATTGATCTGACCGGCTTGGGAGAACAGACGCTCTCCGGGACAATCCCGTTCATTCCCGTTCCTGCACAAACCGCTCTGGTCTGGGTCCGGAATCCGGACAATTAGGGCGTCTCGACCGGATTACTGGAACCGCCATCGTATGGTGTTCCGTTGATTTCGAACGACCATGCAATGGACGCCGACTTCTCGAGCGTCTTCGCCACGGAGCAATACTTTCCCAGGCTCAGATCGACGGCCCGACGGACCTTCACTTCATCCAGTTCACCCGTGAGTCTGAAGTGCACGTGAACGTGATCATAGAGCGAAGGGCTCGTCCCGTCCGGCTTGTGTCCGTGGACGTCAATTTCCAGGGTACGGATGTCCTGTCGGGATTTTTCCAGGATGGACACGACGTCCACGCCGCTGCACCCGCCAATGGCCATCATCAGCAACTGCATGGGACCCACCCCGTTGCCCTTGCCGTCTTCATAAGCCGTGGCATCGTCGATATCCACGACATGCCCGGCGGCATTCGTGGCCTTGAAGTGATAGGGTTGTTCCTGCCTCGCAAGATGGACGCGGATGTCAGCCATGGTCTTCGTCGAATGTTTTCATCATGGACCAATCCTGCATGGCGGGCAAAGCCGCGTGGGCAGTCAGGTCGTGCAGGACGGGTGTCACCGACACCCATCCATTATCAATGGCCCAAAGGTCTGTATTTTCACCCGGATCCAGATTTCGAAAGGTGCCCGAGAGCCAGTAATAGGGTCGATCGAATGGATCGCGCCGTTCCGCGAATGATTCCTCCCACATGGACCGCGCCTGCCGCGTCGGCATGATGCCCTTGATCCGTGACAGGGGTAAATCGGGGATATTCACGTTCAAGAGGATCCCGGCCGGCATGCCGTTGGCCAATACCCACTCTGCCAATTGCCGCGCAATCCGGGCAGACGCCTCGTAATCACCCGTACCCCACCGGCAGTGGGAAAACGCGATGGCTGGGATGCCCAGTATGGAAGCTTCCGTTGCCGCACTGACCGTCCCGGAATAGATGACGTTCACGGCCGTATTCGGGCCGTGATTGATCCCCGATACGACAAGATCCGGTTTCCGGGGTACGAGCTTGTCCAAGGCCAGTTTGACGCAGTCGGCTGGTGTTCCATCAACGGCCCATGCCTTCAATGCGCCCGTAGGCCCCCGGAATGGCCACGGACGAGCACGGACTGGATCCCGCATGGTAATGGCGTGACCGACGGCGCTTTGCTCCGCGATGGGCGCAACCACCACAATTTCTCCAAGTCCATCCAGTCCGGCTGCCAGCGAGAGGATTCCCGGAGCATCTATGCCGTCATCATTGCAGACCAGAATCAGCGGTCTCTCAGTAGCTTTCGTCATCAGATGGAAATTTTCGCTCCCGTACATCCGATACGTACGACCGGACCGCATCGGTAATCAGGGTATCCAGCGCAGCATAGCGGCGGACAAAACGCGGATGGAAATCAGTCGTGAGACCCAGCGCATCGTGCGTGACCAGGACTTGCCCATCGGTTCCGGGTCCCGCGCCGATGCCAATGGTCGGAATACTCAGCGTTCCGGAGACTTCGCGCGCCAATGCAGCCGGGATTTTTTCCAGGACGATGGCAAATACACCGGCCTCCTGCAACCGGATGGCGTCTTCCCGGAGTTCATCGGCTTCCAATTCTTCTCGCGCGCGCACCTTGTAGGTACCGAAGCGATAGATGGATTGCGGTGTAAGCCCCAGGTGTCCCATGACCGGAATGCCGGCTTCAATCAGGCGTTCAGCCGTGGGAACCACGGATCGCCCACCCTCCAACTTGACGGCATGGGCGCCTGCCTCCTTCATGATCCGGATGGCCGAGGCCAGGGCTTCACGACTGTTGCCCTGGTAGGAACCGAACGGCATATCGACGACCACGAGGGCACGCTCCACCCCACGGACCACGCACTGGGCGTGGTAGATCATATGATCCAACGTGATCGGCAGGGTCGTTTCATGCCCGGCCATGACATTCGACGCGGAATCACCCACCAACAGGATGTCGATACCAGCCCCGTCAATGATCCGGGCGGACGTGTAGTCGTACGCTGTCAACATCGCAATGGGCATGTGCGATGCCTTCATTTCCTGCAGCGTTTGGGTGGTAACCCGCTTTATGCCTTCAGGATCAAGGTCCGGAGTTGCTTTGCTCACGACGTGCTACGTCAGTTTCCTGGCGTAGTATCGTCTTCCTCGATCTCGATTCCCAATCGGGATGCGATATCCAGGTTCAGATTGACAATCCGGTCTTCCTTGACGAACAACAAGGCCGGAGAACGGAGCACGACGTCCAGGTTTTTTTCAGTGGCCACCTGGTCAATGACCGATTGGACGCGGTCCAGCAGGGGCGCCATGAGTTCTTCCTGGCGGGCCGCGATTTCCGCGTCCTTGGCCTCAGCAGATTGCTGGATTTCCGCCTGCAGGGCGCCCAGCTCCTGTTCGCGTTCGGCCTGGCGTTCCGGAGACAGCAGCGGCTTCTGGCGCTCATAACGGGCTACACGCTCCTGGAAATCCTCGGCCAGTGCCTGGAGGGCCTGCTGTCCGGTCTGGACTTCCTGCGCCAACTGACGCTGGATGTTCTGATAGTCCGGCATGTACTGGATGATCAGCTCGGGATCGGCGTAACCAATGCGGAGTGTCTGGGCCTGGGATTCGGTGGTCGGCAACGCGACGACCGCCAGCAGGATGGCGAAAGGAACGAGAAATCGCTTGATCATGATTCGGATGATTTACAGGTGGGTCCGACCGGAGTCGGCTTGATGGGTCAGTTGTTACGGCCCTGCGTACTCTCAACGTCTATGCCAAGTTCGCGAAGGACCAGGTCACTCAGGTTGTATTGCTCACGGCGGAACATGAAAAGGAACTCACCGGCCGTATCGAAGACGTAGTCATAGCCCTCTGCCGTTGCCACTTCCTCGATGGCGGCAAGGATGCGTTCCTGAAGCGGTCGCATGAGCTGTTCCTGTTGCAGGAATATGTCCCCTTCCGGTCCGAAATACTTGACCCGCAGACGCTCCAGTTCATCTTCCGCACGTACGATTTCCTGGCGGCGGCGCTGCCGTTCCTCGTTGGTGTAAAGCAATTCGCGATCCTGGTACTCCCTGAATCGGTTATCCAGGTCCCTGCGCATGTCATCCAGTTCCTTTTGCCATTCCGATGCCAAACGATCCAGCTGTTGCTGTACCGTTGCGAACTCCGGGGTGCGCTCCAGGATATAGTCGGAGTCGATATATCCAATGGTCTGCTGGGCCCGCGCGTCGATCACGCCAACGGTCACCAGGAGAAGAAGACTGAACAAGGTCACGCGCATGAAAGTGTCTCGTATAATGGACATTTTGTGCATGGGATGGGGCATTCTGGACACGGTCAGAAGCCCTGCCCGAGGCTGAACTGGAAGGTCCACTTCCGCGTTCCATTGTGCTTTGTGGATACCGGCACGAATGCATCGAAGTTGTATCCATAGGCCATTTCCACCATCCCGAGGATGGGCAGGAAGACGCGAGCGCCCAAACCCCCGGAGCGAAACACGTCCGTAGGATTGTACGCGCTGAACGTATCCCAGGAATTGGCGGCATCCAGGAACAGGTACGGGGCTGCCTGCAACTGTTCGGACTGTATGGCTATCCACTGGATTTCCGCACCATACTTGTTGAGGATGCGCCCGCCAACCGGATCATTGCTCGCATTGCGCGGACCAAGAGCGGCCAGCGGATACCCCCGCATGTAAACAACATCCTTTCCGAAGAAACTGAAGAAGCCCTGCGTCTCAAAAGGTGACCCGCCCACCACGAACCGCTCAAACTCGACTTCGTCACCGGTCAGCGATCCGATGAAACCGTAATCGGCCGTGAAGCTGACGGACAGTTTCCGGGTCAGCGGTGCGTACCATGACGTATTCAAGCGCCACTTGTGGAACTGGATCAGGTCCCCGATAGGAGGAGCGACCTGTACGGACAGCAGGAATTTGGACCCCTGGCTCGGAAAGAGCGGGTGATTCGTGTTATTTCGCGACAGGTTCTGCGAGATGGTTACCTGTTGACTGACGCCCTGGGGCAACGTGGCAATCCAGTCCTGGTTCTGGAAATACTGGTAGCCGACGGACGTGGATGTACTGAACCAGTTGTCCGGCCACTTCAATCGCTGTTCGTAGAAGACGTTCTGGTTGAAGGTCAGCAACCGGCCGTTGGTGGTCCCCGCACCGGTATCCAGGAACGTCAGGCCCTTTATGCGGGAGAACGACGTGGAGAACCCGATCGGCTTCGGTTTGCCACGGAACCAGGGCTCCGTGAAGGACATGGAGTACTGCTGGTACCGGGATCCGTTGGTCTGGACGCCGACGCTGAACCGCTGTCCGTCACCAGTAGGCAACGGTGACCAAGCGTCCTTCTTGAAAATATTCTGGGCTGAGAAGTTGTTGAAGTTGAATCGCAACTGCAGGATGAGGCCGAATTGGCCCCACGTACCGGACAACTCAAGCTGGCTCGTGCCCGTTTCAGCAAGGCTGTAGGCCAGGTCCACCGTCTGCGTCTCGTCACGGATTTCAATTCCCGGACCCGCCGCCAGCGACTCCTGGGTGAAATAGTTCAGCTGCATGAGGCGGCGGATGGACTCCTGGATCTGGGAGCGTCGGAACGTCGATCCCGGAATGGTAGACAGTTCACGACGGATGACGTGCTCCTTGGTGGTCGTATTTCCGGCGATCCCCACGGTGCCGTACGTATAGACATCCCCCTCGTACACGTTGAAGGTCAGGTCCAGGGAGTCCCCGTCGACGGTAACCCGCGGTTCCACCTGGAACCGCATGTGACCTGAATTCTGATACAGACTGTAGACGTCATTGTCCTTGCCCGTGCCGTACAGATTCTCATCGATGGTTTTGCTGTTGTACGTATCGCCTTCGTACAGCCCCAGCCGTTCCGTCAACGCCTCGTCACTGTACAGCGTATTGCCCGTCCACTCGATATCCCGGACCGCATATTGGGGTCCCTCATCCACGGTCACTTCCAGGACCATGTAGGGGTCCGATCCGTCCGCGTTCATCATCATGACCGTATCCTGCACGACACGCGCATCATAATGACCGTTCTCATTGTACAGCTGGACAATCCGGTCCAGGTCCTCCGCGAACGTGTCACGGTCCAGGATGGCTTTTCTCCAGAAGCGCAAGGTGGACTCCTTTTTCGTTTCCATCGCCTTCCGGAGTTTCCTGTCGGAAATCCCGGTATTTCCTGCGAAACGGATATCCTCGACCTTCACTTTCGGCCCGCGATCAATCCGGAAATCCAGGTCGATCGAACGATCGTCTATGCGTTCGCGAACGACATCGACGGTGGTCAGCGGGTGCCCCTTGTCCAGGTAGAAGTCCTCGATGATCTGGACGGTTCGGGCAATGGCACTCTCCTGTACCGGCCCCCTGGAAACCAACGGCACTTCCTTTCTCAGATCTTTGGCATGCCCTTTTTTCACGCCCGAGAATTCGTACGAACCCAGGGTAGGTGCCCGCTGGACGCGGATGGCCAGAAAGACGCCCTGACCGACGCGGCGCTCCTGTACGATCTGGACATCCTCATAGGTGCCCAGTCGATGGATGGCCCGGATGGCTTCTGAAAAAGCAGGGTCGCCGGGAACGCTTACTTTCTGGCCGATGGTCAGCTGACTCGTCTGCTGGATGAAGCTGCGACTGAATTCGTCAACATCCCCCTCAACGGATATTCCGAGTATGTCCAGTTGCTCCGGTCGTGAATACGCCTGGGGCTCGAACTGGGCGAATGCGACCGTGGAGCCCTGGGCCAGGACGAGCAGAACCAAGGCCGGGAATAACAGATTGAGGAAACGGGGCAAGAGATATGAGCGGTCTGTTGAATGGTGCGGGCGGGGTAACGGTCCATACCGACGCCTGGTTTCACAAAATTGGGGCGAATACCGGTCCCCGACATGGCCCGTCGTCCGAGCGTACACCTTCACCGACTTCCGCCTACGCGTCCGAAGCGACGTTCCCGATCCTGGAAATCCTCGATGGCGGAATACAGGTGATTCCGACGGAAGTCCGGCCAGAACACCTCCGTGAAATGCAGCTCGGAATAGGCCAGTTGCCAGAGCAGGAAATTGGAAATGCGACGTTCTCCTCCAGTCCGGATCAGCAGATCAGGATCAGGCAGTTCCGGGTCGTTCAAGTACCGCCGGATGACTGTCTCGTCCACCAGTTCAGGATCCAGCTTACCGGCAGCGGCGTCTTTCGTCATGGATCGCGCCGCCTGTACGAGCTCCCACCGACCCGAGTACGACAGGGCAAGCGTGAGCACCATACCGGTGTTCGCGGACGTGGTCTCGACAACGCGTTCCAACTGGACCCGACAGGCGGGCGGCAGCATGGTCCGATCGCCAATGGAGGAAAAACGGATATTGTTGTCCTGCAATGTCTTGGCTTCCTTCTCCAACGACCGGATGAGCAACTGCATGAGGGCATTCACTTCCGTGGCCGGACGACTCCAATTCTCCGTACTGAACGTGTAGAGCGTCAGATTGGAAATCCGGAGTTCCGCAGCCGCTTCCGTTACATCCCGAACGGCCGCGATGCCTGCCCGGTGCCCCTGCACACGCGGCTTGCCTTTCTGGCGTGCCCATCGCCCATTGCCGTCCATGATGACCGCAATGTGGCCCGGTAGGGGGCCACGCGCTTTCAGCGCGTCCTGCCGGGCACGATCGTCCTTGTCCGAGCTCACAGGTTCAGGAAGTCATTGAAGATGACGAAAACCATGAAGATCAGGAGGACAACCATTCCTATCTGCTGCAGGATCATCCGCAACTTGAGCGACGGTTCCCTGCGCGTTACCCCTTCATAAATCAGGAAGACCAGGTGTCCCCCATCCAGGGCCGGGATGGGCAGGATATTGATGATGGCCAGCGTGATGGACAGCACCGCCACGATATTCCAGAAAAAGGGTGCGCCCCTGTCCGCCGCCTCCTTTGTAGCCCGCGCAATCATGACCGGACCTCCGATGTTTTCCCGGAAGGCGTCCTGGCCGGTGAAAATGCGCTTCAGGCTCGTTCCTATGAGCCGGGTGTTGGTGAACATGTCGCCAAAACCTGCCGCGACCGCCTTTACCGGACCGTACGTCCGAGTCCGGAAGAGCTGGTTCACGCCGATCACATAAGCGGAAGCCGATTCCTCCGCCGCTATCGGTATGTCAAAAAATGTGCCGGCGGCGACCTGTATGGAGTCCGGCAAACGGACAGAAGCAGAGGCCGGTAGGGACTGAATCGAGTCCGGTCGCAGGATCCGAAGCGTGAAAGGGGCATCCCTGTATGGCTGGATAAGGGGTGGCACGTCCGACCAGAATGACACCAAGCTGTCGCCAATGGCTACGACCTTGTCACCGGCTCGCAGCCCAGCGCGGTCAGCAGGTGAATCGGGGGAGACATAGCCGATGATGGCTGGATCGAATGCAATTCCGTGCTCGCCCTTCGACTGGTTCAGTCGCGTCATGATGTCGTCCGGACCCGAGAGCGTGAGGATCTCCTCGCCTCGACGAACCGTGAGGACGGGCGGGTTGGCCAGGAGCATTTCCTGTATGCTGAAATAGGACTCGCCACCGTCATACGGCTGACCATTCATGGACAACAGTTCATCCTGGGTCCGGAGCCCCATATCATAGGCGATGGATCCTTCCGTAACGAGCAGCGGGCCATCTGCCGGCACGTACATTTCCCCGTAGGTCGCCTTCAACCCGGCAAATATCAACGCGGCCAGGATGAAATTGAACAGGACGCCGCCGGTAATCACCAGTATCCGTTGCCAAACAGGTTTTGCCCGGAACTCATACTCCTTGGGCTCCTCGGACAACGAATCGGTATCCATGCTCTCATCCACCATGCCCACGATCTTGACGTATCCACCGAGTGGCGTCAACCCCAGGACATATTCGGTCTCCCCCCATGTGAAGCCAAGCACTTTCGGTGGAAAACCCACCGAGAACTTCTCCACACGCATCTTGAACAATTTGGCAAACAGGAAATGCCCCAACTCGTGAATGAACACGAGGATCATGATTGCCAGGAGGACCCAT
The Rhodothermales bacterium genome window above contains:
- a CDS encoding OmpH family outer membrane protein, with the protein product MRVTLFSLLLLVTVGVIDARAQQTIGYIDSDYILERTPEFATVQQQLDRLASEWQKELDDMRRDLDNRFREYQDRELLYTNEERQRRRQEIVRAEDELERLRVKYFGPEGDIFLQQEQLMRPLQERILAAIEEVATAEGYDYVFDTAGEFLFMFRREQYNLSDLVLRELGIDVESTQGRNN
- a CDS encoding OmpH family outer membrane protein, encoding MIKRFLVPFAILLAVVALPTTESQAQTLRIGYADPELIIQYMPDYQNIQRQLAQEVQTGQQALQALAEDFQERVARYERQKPLLSPERQAEREQELGALQAEIQQSAEAKDAEIAARQEELMAPLLDRVQSVIDQVATEKNLDVVLRSPALLFVKEDRIVNLNLDIASRLGIEIEEDDTTPGN
- the surE gene encoding 5'/3'-nucleotidase SurE, translating into MTKATERPLILVCNDDGIDAPGILSLAAGLDGLGEIVVVAPIAEQSAVGHAITMRDPVRARPWPFRGPTGALKAWAVDGTPADCVKLALDKLVPRKPDLVVSGINHGPNTAVNVIYSGTVSAATEASILGIPAIAFSHCRWGTGDYEASARIARQLAEWVLANGMPAGILLNVNIPDLPLSRIKGIMPTRQARSMWEESFAERRDPFDRPYYWLSGTFRNLDPGENTDLWAIDNGWVSVTPVLHDLTAHAALPAMQDWSMMKTFDEDHG
- a CDS encoding OsmC family protein, which translates into the protein MADIRVHLARQEQPYHFKATNAAGHVVDIDDATAYEDGKGNGVGPMQLLMMAIGGCSGVDVVSILEKSRQDIRTLEIDVHGHKPDGTSPSLYDHVHVHFRLTGELDEVKVRRAVDLSLGKYCSVAKTLEKSASIAWSFEINGTPYDGGSSNPVETP
- the panB gene encoding 3-methyl-2-oxobutanoate hydroxymethyltransferase, translated to MSKATPDLDPEGIKRVTTQTLQEMKASHMPIAMLTAYDYTSARIIDGAGIDILLVGDSASNVMAGHETTLPITLDHMIYHAQCVVRGVERALVVVDMPFGSYQGNSREALASAIRIMKEAGAHAVKLEGGRSVVPTAERLIEAGIPVMGHLGLTPQSIYRFGTYKVRAREELEADELREDAIRLQEAGVFAIVLEKIPAALAREVSGTLSIPTIGIGAGPGTDGQVLVTHDALGLTTDFHPRFVRRYAALDTLITDAVRSYVSDVRERKFPSDDESY
- a CDS encoding alpha-amylase family glycosyl hydrolase, encoding MRAFLLLLVFCLSVPSVGAQALLEAHILGPRAVELTVDESAKPFRSEDLSLTGLDGRIIPIASILPKRADTYLVVPAQDMDPTRLHVLASGKDGSQVFVRRDAWFKTLYSDKPLGAIVSEDRTHTDFRVFAPRATLVRLHLFSDRYGDLDAPDKSIDMNRDRDGVWEATEPGNHHGVYYTYTVHGPDEPGNWFHGTHPVHLTDPYALVSDDSFGKARVWIPDAPPVPVKGGRPSMEDVIAYEVHVQDFTDALPVADHLKGTFSAMAMPGLKNEDGHRVGFDYLVDLGINVVHLMPVQEYLHYPDAEWQAAFADNPYMIEQDIARENYQWGYRTTHALAVESRFRDRRSDRGLEPEPGEERRQFKQLVQAFHEKGISVIIDVVPNHTGENMDGRHLLLNFNGFDLPYYHRTDDSLRHIGPFGNEIKSEERPMVQRWILDQLRHWVEVLGVDGFRIDLAGQIDEQTLLWIKSELPSDLIIYGEAWIPPSDPEVASDPDFGWYKADSPITYFQDDARNAFKGPVSDPINPLTDRGFAGGDGSVRERAVLGLTNGWAEEGDPNRGINYLDIHDNWTLADQFSNEDWNGLLHVDEKAFRIAATLLFTSLGPIVLHGGTEIMRSKGHAPLEEVVRWTETGPLYFHGKRDSYNLRRANRFLWDTVGATTPMDYAGMLAYWKGLVELRLSHAGSVFRMGGSSPDEGHYDFITPDNTQLLGYRVGDEVFVLMNTSFEDAEFHDLPPFDGAWRLVADGNRIDLTGLGEQTLSGTIPFIPVPAQTALVWVRNPDN